AGACAGGAGGAGCTGAGGAAGTTGGCGGATGGATCGCTCGAGTTAAAGGGAGGCATGACGGGTTcgaaagacatgatggcCGACTTTGAAGATTTCACTTAAGATCAACTATATCAGAGAATGAGCGGAAGCTATATGTGATCTGGAAAATGAATTCACTATTCGTGCGCGTGGTAAATGAAGGACGTCGTTTGCGTCGAACTCAAAGGGATACGTACTTCTAAGCTCACCGAAGTGCCCTCCTGGTTGGATTGGAGCTTCAAGCTCGCTGAGTCAGCAATGTAGATAACGATAAGCCATAATGAAAGGCTGGAGGGTCCATGCAACGCGGGGCTCAATGGAGGGAAAGAGCGAAGAGCGCGGGGCAGGATGAAAAGTTAGAAAAAGTTTAGTGTAGGTGCAGAGTCAGTTCGATTCTAGTTCAGTCCACCACCAACTTTTGTCTCTTTACAGAGCTGGTTCCTCTCAAAGGAATCAATTAAAGTAAGTGACATTCGAAATTCAAGTGTCTATATGAGATACTGACTATTTGCTCTCTTAGCATCTACAAAGACCTTGAGTCGAGAACCTCTGGACCGATTCTCCCCGCCGAATCTCGGAATCGCATTCGTATcgattcttctcctcgcACATATTCTCACGAACCGACATGGCGGACCTTCGAATTCTGCTCATCGGCAACGGCGGCCGTGAGCATGCTCTAGCTTGGAAGCTCAGCCAGTCTTCTCGAGTGGAGCAGATCTTTGCTGTCCCCGGTAACGGAGGAACTGCTGGATGCCCCAAGACCTCAAATGTTTCTTCAGTCAAAGCTGAGGATTTCGCTGGTCTTGTCAAGTTTTCTCAGGAGAACGGCGTCAACCTTGTTGTTCCTGGTCCTGAGGCTCCTCTCGTTGACGGTGTTGAGGGATGGTTCCGAAAGGCTGGCATTCCCTGCTTCGGTCCCTCCAAGGAAGCTGCGCGACTTGAGGGCAGCAAGACCTACTCCAAGGATTTCATGAAGAAGTACAATGTTCCTACTGCCGCTTATGAGAACTTCTCCGACTACAACAAGGCCGTTGCATACATCGATAGCGTCGACCATGACGTCGTTATCAAGGCCACTGGTCTTGCTGCTGGAAAGGGTGTTATCCTTCCCcagaccaaggaggaggccaaggctgctttGAAGCAAATTATGGTTGACAAGGAGTTCGGCGACGCTGGCGACGAGGTTGTTATAGAAGAGCTTCTCATTGGTGATGAGCTCAGTGTTCTGACTTTCTGCGACGGCTACGCTATCCGATCTCTGCCTCTCGCTCAGGACCACAAGCGCATCTTCGATGGAGACCAGGGCCCTAACACTGGTGGCATGGGATGCTATGCGCCTACAAACATTGCTACCAAGGAGCTTACTGAGCTCATCGACCGTGAGATTCTCGAGCCCACTATCTCCGGTATGCGACGAGAGCAGCAGCCTTTCCGTGGTGTTCTCTTCACTGGTCTCATGATCACCAGCAAGGGACCTAAGGTCCTTGAGTACAACGTCCGATTCGGTGACCCTGAAACACAAACCGtccttcctcttctctctgccGATACTGATTTGGCTGAGATCATGCTTGCTTGTGCCAACGGCTACCTCGACAACTGCAAGCTTACCATTGAGAACAAGTTCAGCGCCACCGTTGTCCTTGCTTCCGGTGGTTACCCCGGTTCTTACCCCAAGGGTAAGGCTATGTCTGTCCAGACGCCTCCCGCTGGCTGCAACATCTTCCACGCTGGTACCACACTCGACAGCACTGGTCTCAAGACTTCTGGTGGTCGTGTCATTGCTATCAATGCTGTTGGCGACTCTCTCCgagctgctgttgatgctgcTTATGCCGCTCTTGACAAGAAGGTCATTGAGTTCGAGGGTGCTTTCTACCGAAAGGATATCGCTCACCGAGCTTTTCGCTCAACTGCTCAGACCTCCATGACATATGCCCAGGCTGGTGTCGATATTCAAGCCGGCAACGACTTTgtcgagaagatcaagaaggctgttGCCAGCACCAAGCGACctggtgctgatgctgagattgGTGGCTTTGGTGGCGAGGTTGATCTGTCTCAAGCTGGCTACCCTCAAGCTCCCATTATCGTTGGTGCTATTGACGGTGTTGGCACCAAGCTCATGATTGCCCAGGCAATGAAGAAGCACGACACAGTTGGTATCGATCTGGTTGCCATGAACGTCAACGATCTAGTTGTTCAGGGTGCTACCCCTGTTATGTTCCTCGATTACTACGGCTGCAGCAAGTTGGATCTCTCTACTGCTGCCGACTTCGTTCAGGGCGTTGCTGATGGTTGCCGACAAGCTGGCTGTGCCCTTGTTGGCGGTGAGACTGCTGAGATGCCTGGTATGTACCAAAACGATGACTACGACGCTGCTGGTTGCGCTGTCGGTACCGTTACTGCCGATATCAAGCTTCCTCGCAAGGATGACATGGCTCAAGATGATGtcctcctcggtctcggcTCTGCTGGTGTTCACTCCAACGGTTTCTCCCTGGCTCGCCGTATTGTCTCTCGCGCTGGCCTCAGCTACACTGACCCTGCTCCTTGGGACCAGTCCACCAGTGTTGGCGAGTCCCTTCTCACTCCCACACGAATCTACGTCAAGTCTCTTCTGCCCGTCCTCTCTCACATCAAGGGTCTTGCTCACATCACCGGTGGCGGTCTTGTCGAGAACGTTCCCCGTATGATCCCCGAGTCTCTCGCTGCTGAGATCGAGTTCGGCTCATGGGAGATCCCTCCTGTATTCAAGTGGATGCGCGAGGCTGGCAACGTCGAGCCCATCGAGATGTGCCGCACCTTCAACTCAGGTGTCGGTATGGTCATTGCTGTTGACCCTGCAAAGGCCGACAGCGTGACTCAGGCTCTTACCGATGCCGGTGAGAAGGTGTACCGCATCGGTCGTCTCACCCGCCGTGACCAAGGCGAGGCTTGCTTGATCCACAACGTTGACTCGTGGAAGGCTGAGACCGCGGTGCCTAGCAAGAGAAAGGACATTGGAGCATAATTGGATAAAGCGATAAGAAAAAAGTATGTGTGATTTATGGAGTCAATTGGGTCATGCTGGGATAGGAATTTGGTTTAAAATCAGGGCTGAATGTGATGATTTGAGGGCGAGATAGAAGGCATCCTCGAGATGATATTTCTCTTTGAAGCCTATACACATGAATGAAAAATGATTTGTGCGTTTCTGATACTCGCGTTTTCCTGTGAAAATAATTTGCAATTGACCATGTGACTTCATCGTCACAACATTGGTTCACGACATGTACAATCGTCAGACTTTGTATTCTTTTGCTTTCCATGACGTCCCTATTTGGAATGAGAACATGTGGAAGAGGTTACTTGTCTTTCTATTGCATCCTGTTATGTTTGAGACTGGACCCTATCTCGTAAAGTAAGTACCCCCTGAATGACTGATCCCCTTTCTTTTATATACTCCCTTACACCTCGCGAAAAACAACCGTGATAGTAATGCCGGTAATTAGCAGGGGAATCATTTTCCGTCTCCTCCAACGCCGGATCAGAACATGCCAAAGTAAAAGTCATCAACCAACACCCCTAGTACCAAGCAGTTATATAGCCTGCCCCCCTAGGGCACATTTCACTGCCACCATAGACTCTTTTTAAAGAGTCTTACGATTCCGTTTATGTTTCTTGCGTCCCTGAGGACGAGCATCCCCCTAAAGATACCCGAGATCACCTGGCGAGATTGGAGAGTTGCTAGGTAGGTTGCCTGAGTATCCGTTCATCGAGGTGTTTTGCCTTTTGGGGGGCGGAGgcagatcatcatcatcgtcagatAGCGTTAGGTCGATGACAGCGGCCATTGGGCGCTTCGCGCTGGTAGATGCTATGCCCCTCGGTCCAGCAGAAGACGACACATCGCGACCTGCTGTTACTGGCGTACTAATGGTCGGTGTAGAGATTTTGGGCGTCTCTAAACGACGGTGACCAATAGAATTGACCTCTGATATTACTagatcgtcatcgtcatcatcaaaggCATTTGCGTACGATGAGTTGCCATTTGTGTGCCCTTGACTGCTGTCGTCAATGCTCTTGAGATGCCATTCACCATTGGGCTCGATGGTCACAGTTTCCTGACTCTTTGGGGTCTTTTCAAGGATGTCTTTGACGTATCTGCTAGAGGTTAGAAAAGCAAACCCCTTCAAAATCACTACTTATAAGACTTACGCATCGACAGCCAACTGCTCAAAAGTTGCGGACTTGTTGCAAATGGGACATTGCCATTGAGggccttgttcttgcagCTGAAGATAAGAAGTGGCATCAAAGCATTGCAAGTGTGTGCAGCTCAACCCACGACAAGGGAGTGCTAATCGCATGTATGACAATGGGCATTTGAGAGATAGCACCTGTGAAGTTGCTACTACATCCGGATCTTGTGCTTTGGCGTTGACTAATTGCATGTCAGTGATAGCTCTGGAGTATTGGACCAGTGGAGGCACGTACGTTCTTGCTTTACAGAATCAATCGATATCTTCTTGCCATTGGCAATGCGCTCCGCAAGCTGTTCGACAGATGTTATCTTGCAAACATGTATCACAAGGTAGAAATTCTAGATTCGCTGTCAGACTATGATTGTAACAACGCTTGTCCACAGTGCTCACCTTGGATGTCAGCGCATATGTGAACTCAACGTTGTTGGTGTATTTCGGGCGAAGACGAAGCGCTTTTGTGATGTCAACCGGTCTAGTAGATCCAGGTTTGTTCTTCAAGCCGCGCAAATTTGCCTTGACCTCTCCGCCGTTGACCTTGAGTTCTGACTGGTGAGGAAATGCGACATCTTGCATTCCTGAAGTATCTCCGGCGCAAAAGACCATCACTCGGTACGAAGGGTCGTTAACGCACTTGTGTAAAGCAGGATGATCGTCTAGTCTGATGGGATAGGTTATCGTGTTACGGTGCTGCGACATGACTTGACAGGGGTGTTAGTATAACAAGTCGGACAGGGTACACAGAACGACGCGCAAAACATACCATCGCAGGTCTTTATATCACCAGCAACCGCCTCGATCTGATAAAACGGGCTCGGTTTGAAGGTGAGTGTCACTGACGAGCTGAAGTTAACCACAGAGCGCTGACCATTAGACAGGCTGCTGTGGGTGCTAGGGAACGACATGCTGTGCAACCCGAAAGGTGTTGAGGAAGCATGACCATGTGAAATCGGGAAGTTCGATCGAGAGGGCGAAGATCCGGTCTGAGAGCTCGAGATCGAATTGTGCACACTCTGGCGAATCTGCTGCAGGCGCACGGGATCGTTGGCGTTGACGGCTTCTTGGATGACTGGTGGCGAAGCAGGCATGATTAGCTATGACACTGAGGAGTTTGAAGAAGTGATTCACGGCCGAATAAGCATGCGAAAGAGATGTGAAGCCATCGCGCAGTGCAGATGAAAACGAGAGTGAATTGTGTATGAGCAGTCCCTAAACTTACGATTATGTATGCGACGCTGtagctcagccttgatgcCAGTGCTTTTGACTCCGTTAACCTGACACACAGAAGAGAGTTGGCGATTTAACAAGCGGTTGACTTGTCGCGCAAGAGAACTCGCTTCTGATCGAAGATTTGCGTGTGCATTTGTTGAGTGCGAGGGTGAGGCCGTAGCGGACCCAAAACCTGCGGAAGCCATGTCGAGGGTCGTTCCTTCCGTTTATCGGTCGCTAATGTTTGCGTTTTTGGGCCGAGGAAGGTGTCGTTATCGTTATCGAGGGAGATTATGTGTGGAGGAAGGTGCTGCCAGTGTTGGGCGCGAACAGTGGTTGTGGAAGTCGCGCAACGGCATCCAAGGCAGATGCGCAGGCTGATCGGGTGCAGCCTGTATTGGTTGTATCAGAATGAATCGGAAAGAGGTACCGTGAGAAAGAGTGCGAGCGAGTGGCTGAGTGAATGGAAGCGATAAAAGTTACATCTAGAAGGCAAATGTACAATCGGATTATATAATGAACCCTCCACTCTGACACTGAATATGAGATTCGATCGACTATCTCAACCACCACGCGTGCTCTAAActcgtcgtcgtcctctCACGCTATGTCATGTTTGCCCAGTCTTTAGAGTGTTGTCGCACAGGAGtccaagaagagaaggcgGTCATCCCTGGCACACGCAGGGAGTGGACTAGGATCCAGTGTCTCGATGATCTTTGCTTACTAGCCACACACCGCCACAGTTAAACTCACTACTGCCCCCTCGGTAGCTTGTCccaactttttttttcttagCAGCAGGGGACTTTGATAACGACTTTTACTCAAGCATCGATCTTCAACCATATCGACAAAATGGCAAAGAGCGCACGAGCAAGCACCAGAAAGGCCAACAACAGGCGCCTTGTTAAAAATGTTTTTGGTCCCGCCGAGGCTGCTCGAAATGAGCGTCTCTCTGCTAAGCTCCTTGAGTTGGCCAAGCAGCCCAAGCCTGAGTCTTCAGATGTGAACATGAACAGTGAGTGAGATGGTACAACCTCAAGACGATTAAGCGCTAACATATTCTCAGCACAAGAAGAGGACGCCAACGACGATGCCAAGGAGGATGTTCAAGACAATGAAGTCACATGTGAGTTTGGTCAAAAACGTCTGTCTCGCTCATTTTCACTAACATGTCTAGCAATGGATGTGGACTCAAAGAAGCCTTCAAGTGGTCgcattgagaagaagcgagtCGACAAGCGCAAGCAAAAGGCTTCCAAGATTGTCTTCAAGTCTTACGGTGGTCGatccaagggcaagaagaagagctcttAATTGAACTTGGGGTAAAATTGTTTTCTGGTCTTTATTCTGGGGGTTTTTATCCATTCATCGGCGTTTAGCAGCACAATCTAAATCAATCTGAATCTGTGATACCCGAAATTTCCATCTAGATTTGCCCCTCAGCCTTGTGTGGCTCAACATTCAATTTGAGTTGAGCAGCCAATCACACTACTAACTTCAACCACCACCTCTTTGGTCCGTCTTGGCAAGGCTATCGTATAGGTTGTCGCGCTCATCTCGACACGTCCATCACTTCTACAGGTGACACATTTTTAACTGTTCCATATAATGATGGCGCATTATTGACGTATTATTCTCTGTATAAATACGATTTTCAACCTCGTCTTAGTCCCTCCTTTGTTCTATTCTATAATTGTCTTTTATAATGGTGTCCTCTCATAATGGTTCGCCATTGCGCACTCTGTTGCTCGTCGCAGCCAATCTTCTAATCCCAGTCTCAATTGTCGTCTTTGCGCTGGGCTTCTTCCCTTATAAACCGTTCCTTCCTGGATTGGCTGAATTCGAGTCTCTTGACTTTGGATCGCCTCCTGATGCACCATTTGATCGTTTAATATTTATGGTTGTCGATGCCCTCAGAAGGTAGAGCTTCAATGAAACCCAATTATTTCACTCTAAACTCTCAATTGACCTTTCTTATAGCGACTTTGTATACTCGGACGCCTCGGGATTTGATTATGTTCAAAGGTATCACATATCAAATGtatttcatctcatcaatgCCTGTGCTTATCACATTCCAGTCTCATCCGAGATGGCAGCGCAATGCCTTTTACAGCCAATGCCCGATCACCCACAGTTACTATGCCGAGAATCAAGTCCATGACAACCGGTTCAATCCCTTCGTTTGTTGATCTTATTTTGAACTTTGACGAGGCAGATACTTCGTCAACACTCGCTTCTCAAGATACTTGGTTAGCTCAGATTAAAGCCAAGCAAATGGGCAAGCTTCTCATGTACGGAGATGACACTTGGCTGAAGTTGTTTCCCAACACTTTCGATCGCGAAGATGGAACCTCCAGCTTCTTTGTGGCGGTTTGTGACTTAACACATTATTCTCATGTTCAACCCGACTGACATCTTACTAGGACTTCACCGAGGTTGACAACAATGTCACCAGAAACATTGCCCCTGAACTTGAGAACAATGATTGGGGTCTTATGGTGCTTCATTATCTTGGTCTAGATCATATCGGGCATAAGGCTGGACCAAAAAGGTTTGTTTCACTGGCGGTTGTTTCTCTTATCAGTTCACTAACACGTCAAAAGCTCGAATATGTTTCCCAAGCAGCGCGAAATGGACGGTATTGTCAAGACTCTTTTCGAAGCTATGGAGTCCAAGCCTCATTTGGACTCGACACTCCTCGTCCTTTGCGGTGATCATGGCATGAATGATGCTGGTAACCATGGTGCTTCTTCACCCGGCGAAACCTCACCCGCCTTGGTTTTCATGTCTccaaggctgaagaaggtCTCCCATAGGCTCCCTGCCCCAGCTCAACCCAAGGATGAGTTTGATTACTACTCCATGGTCGAGCAATCTGACCTGGCACCTACTATTGCCGCCCTTTTGGGTTTCCCGGTATCCAAGAACAACCTGGGAGCCTTCATCCCTGATTTCCTCCCCTTCTGGCACAAGACCAGTGATCAGATTCAGATTTTAGTTCGAAATGCTAGACAAATCCTCAACATTATCACAGCCGCGTTTGGAAGTGAGCTCTTTGACGCACAGAGTAGCGTTGACCCCTGTGCCCTTGAGCAAACCGAAATCAACGAACTGGCATGTCAATGGCGAAGGATCAACAAGGAGGCACATGTACTCGCAGCTGGTAACAAGCTGGACCAAAAGTGGCTTGATGACATGTCACAGTGGCTCCGCCGAGCCCAAGATCTCATGAGCAGCATGGCTTCAAACTACGACATGCCCAAGCTTTACATTGGCCAAGCGAtcgctgctgttgctgctaCTGCAAGCACAGTTGTTCTTGTCAGTCTTGGGACTCATCGAGATGGACAAATTCTTCCATTCAGCCTCATGACATTATCTTACGGTGCCATGATGTATGCGAGTAGTTATGTTGAAGAGGAACAGCACTTTTGGTACTGGTCTTCTAGCATTTGGCTTGTAATACAAGGAGTGCTTCATATCCGAAGGTATGTGATAGTCGAGTACAGAATTGCCTTCTTATACTAACCAAGATACTAGGAGAAACAGCCTTGCCGACATCGCTTGGGTCTTCGTTGCACTTGTAGCTTTGAGACTCACCAGGGGCTGGAATCAAACTGGCCAGAAGTTTGCAGGAAGTCCTGACATCGTGAAGGGCTTCATCGTCACGCACCCTCAACTTCTCTGGGCTATTATCACTTTTGGATACATTCTCATGTCATTCCGCTTGCTTGCCCGTCTCAAGAGTCTCCCTTCTCTGGCTAGCACAAGCACTACCTCAATTCTGCTCATGTCTGCGTATAGCTTCAAGCTTGACTTCACGAGCGAGGATGCCCCGGAGCTCGTTGTTGGCTTCGCTAGAAGCTTGAACGACATGTTCGTGGGACAGTCATTGCTTTGGAGGGCCAGGACTGCCTTTATTCTTCTCGGCGTCTTGTTTGGGTATGGCATCTATCGGTCGTTCACTGGCGGTCGAAATGGCCAGTTACAGTCAGGTAACGTCTCTCATTCACCATATCTATACTATGGCCACTGACACATTACAGCATatcttttccatcatctctATACCATCTTTGGCATAACCCAGTCTCGTGCTACAAACATTCCCCTCTTTCTACTATCTGATATCCTCTTCCACGCACTCCAAGCCACCGATCTCTCCGTAACTGGAATCACCATCACAGCTATTCTTCTTCAATACACAACATTCTTCGCCTTTGGTGGCTCAAATGCCATCTCCTCCGTCGATCTTTCCAGCGCATACAACGGTATCAGTggcttcaacttctttgcCGTTGGTTTTCTTACCTTGGTCAGCAACTGGGCAGGGCCAATCTTCTGGACATCCGCCGCCAACCTTCTCCTACTGCGCAAGTACCACGACGGTCAGCGCAATGCCTTCTGGCAATACATTACTTTGCAGACTGTCTTTGTCTCTGCGACAGTTGCATTAGTCATGGCGGCTTGCACATCACTGCGAACTCATCTGTTTATTTGGACAGTTTTCTCACCCAAGTATCTCTACTGTATGGCTTGGAGTCTCGGCCAACACTTGCTGATCAACATTGGCTTTGGTGGTCTCCTATTTTGGTTGGGGTCGCGTAACTAGCATCATTTAGCTTCTCAGTGATGGGTATCTTCATGTATGAATATCTGAGAACTTTGTGTAAACATGGCTCCTTGTATCTAACCAGGAATTCATGGAATAAGCACACCATAATTGGAAACAATAGTAAATCAAGAACACGTCGCCAAAACCAAGATCCCTCCCATAATTGAACCCAAGGTATCCGTCCAACCATCACGATACACCAAATCATCCAGGTCCCATGTCATTACTTCATCAATCTTTGTCTCTTACACGTCTGTCATCTCTACATCCTCACCATCTGACAAGAGGTCGTCCACAAGAGATTCTCGTTCATCCTTTTCCTCCTTAGGAACCACAGTGCCATCActttcttcatcctcctccttgatgcTTGGCTCCTCCATGAccgtcttctcttcctcaggTGATTGATGATCCGTGATCACAGAGGTACTCCTGCTGGTACGTCGGTGGGCTGGTTGTTGTTCATCAAGGGCATTCACGATCTTGCCCAAACTGAcatgaagcttgaagagAGCGCTGCGGCTAGTGGCATCAGACAACAAGCCTTCTTCCACTGCAATGCTGACCTCATTGTAAGCCTCGCGCAGCTTCTCCTCGCTTGATCCAGGGGAAATGTGGAGCTTTCCGAGAAGTGTGCCGATgagtttcttttcttcttctgtagATGGGTCAGTATGTGTAATTGTCAATGTAAGTTGTTAACTCACTTGTAATGTTGCCTTGTAATTTCTCTAGGATATCCATGGCAAAGTCAAGATGCACGTCACCATTGACCGCCTTCTTGTCAGATTCCAGCAGGCTTGTAGGTCTGTAGCATTTTCGGGGATCGGTCCAGTCGACGAGGCAAGCTCCGATAGTAGTCATGCTGACCatatcctcctcaacatccacatcatcatcctccagGCTTTCGCGAACATTG
This DNA window, taken from Fusarium oxysporum f. sp. lycopersici 4287 chromosome 7, whole genome shotgun sequence, encodes the following:
- a CDS encoding ethanolaminephosphotransferase, with translation MVSSHNGSPLRTLLLVAANLLIPVSIVVFALGFFPYKPFLPGLAEFESLDFGSPPDAPFDRLIFMVVDALRSDFVYSDASGFDYVQSLIRDGSAMPFTANARSPTVTMPRIKSMTTGSIPSFVDLILNFDEADTSSTLASQDTWLAQIKAKQMGKLLMYGDDTWLKLFPNTFDREDGTSSFFVADFTEVDNNVTRNIAPELENNDWGLMVLHYLGLDHIGHKAGPKSSNMFPKQREMDGIVKTLFEAMESKPHLDSTLLVLCGDHGMNDAGNHGASSPGETSPALVFMSPRLKKVSHRLPAPAQPKDEFDYYSMVEQSDLAPTIAALLGFPVSKNNLGAFIPDFLPFWHKTSDQIQILVRNARQILNIITAAFGSELFDAQSSVDPCALEQTEINELACQWRRINKEAHVLAAGNKLDQKWLDDMSQWLRRAQDLMSSMASNYDMPKLYIGQAIAAVAATASTVVLVSLGTHRDGQILPFSLMTLSYGAMMYASSYVEEEQHFWYWSSSIWLVIQGVLHIRRRNSLADIAWVFVALVALRLTRGWNQTGQKFAGSPDIVKGFIVTHPQLLWAIITFGYILMSFRLLARLKSLPSLASTSTTSILLMSAYSFKLDFTSEDAPELVVGFARSLNDMFVGQSLLWRARTAFILLGVLFGYGIYRSFTGGRNGQLQSAYLFHHLYTIFGITQSRATNIPLFLLSDILFHALQATDLSVTGITITAILLQYTTFFAFGGSNAISSVDLSSAYNGISGFNFFAVGFLTLVSNWAGPIFWTSAANLLLLRKYHDGQRNAFWQYITLQTVFVSATVALVMAACTSLRTHLFIWTVFSPKYLYCMAWSLGQHLLINIGFGGLLFWLGSRN
- a CDS encoding ethanolaminephosphotransferase, translating into MVLHYLGLDHIGHKAGPKSSNMFPKQREMDGIVKTLFEAMESKPHLDSTLLVLCGDHGMNDAGNHGASSPGETSPALVFMSPRLKKVSHRLPAPAQPKDEFDYYSMVEQSDLAPTIAALLGFPVSKNNLGAFIPDFLPFWHKTSDQIQILVRNARQILNIITAAFGSELFDAQSSVDPCALEQTEINELACQWRRINKEAHVLAAGNKLDQKWLDDMSQWLRRAQDLMSSMASNYDMPKLYIGQAIAAVAATASTVVLVSLGTHRDGQILPFSLMTLSYGAMMYASSYVEEEQHFWYWSSSIWLVIQGVLHIRRRNSLADIAWVFVALVALRLTRGWNQTGQKFAGSPDIVKGFIVTHPQLLWAIITFGYILMSFRLLARLKSLPSLASTSTTSILLMSAYSFKLDFTSEDAPELVVGFARSLNDMFVGQSLLWRARTAFILLGVLFGYGIYRSFTGGRNGQLQSAYLFHHLYTIFGITQSRATNIPLFLLSDILFHALQATDLSVTGITITAILLQYTTFFAFGGSNAISSVDLSSAYNGISGFNFFAVGFLTLVSNWAGPIFWTSAANLLLLRKYHDGQRNAFWQYITLQTVFVSATVALVMAACTSLRTHLFIWTVFSPKYLYCMAWSLGQHLLINIGFGGLLFWLGSRN